In one window of Camelina sativa cultivar DH55 chromosome 15, Cs, whole genome shotgun sequence DNA:
- the LOC109125121 gene encoding beta-glucosidase 43-like: MFLFLLLLCASRSGESLPSGDGVPMDTSDLNRESFPEGFLFGTATSAYQVEGETHQDGRGPSIWDAFVKIPGKIANNATAELTVDQYHRYKEDVDLMQNLNFDAYRFSISWSRIFPEGTGKINWNGVAYYNRY; encoded by the exons atgtttctttttctcctcctcctctgcgcTTCTCGCTCCGGCGAATCTTTGCCGTCCGGAGACGGCGTACCTATGGACACAAGCGATCTTAACAGAGAGAGTTTTCCGGAAGGATTCTTGTTCGGAACAGCCACGTCAGCTTATCAGGTGGAAGGAGAGACCCACCAAGACGGTCGTGGGCCAAGCATTTGGGATGCCTTCGTCAAGATTCCTG gTAAGATAGCTAACAATGCAACGGCTGAGTTAACAGTGGACCAATATCACCGTTACAAG GAAGATGTAGATTTGATGCAGAACCTCAACTTCGATGCCTACAGATTTTCCATTTCATGGTCCAGAATTTTCCCTG AAGGAACCGGTAAAATCAACTGGAATGGAGTTGCTTATTACAACAGATATTGA
- the LOC104746170 gene encoding beta-glucosidase 43-like: protein MTFNEPRVVAALGYDNGIFAPGRCSKAFGNCTDGNSATEPYIVAHHLFLAHSAAVQRYRQNYQENQKGRIGILLDFVWFEPLTSSEADNDAAQRARDFHVGWFIHPIVYGEYPKTMQNIVKDRLPKFTAEEVKMVKGSIDFVGINQYTTYFMSDPKISTPPKALGYQQDWNVAFNFAKNGTPIGPRAYSEWLYNVPWGMYKALMYIKEHYGNPTMILSENVLSVKI from the exons ATGACGTTTAACGAGCCCCGTGTTGTAGCTGCTCTAGGCTATGATAACGGCATTTTTGCGCCTGGTCGATGCTCTAAAGCATTTGGAAACTGCACTGATGGTAACTCCGCGACCGAACCATACATTGTTGCCCATCACCTTTTCTTGGCACACTCAGCAGCCGTCCAGAGATACCGCCAAAATTATCAG GAGAACCAAAAAGGAAGGATTGGGATTCTACtggattttgtttggtttgagccACTTACAAGTAGTGAAGCAGACAATGACGCTGCTCAAAGAGCAAGAGACTTTCATGTTGGATG GTTTATTCACCCAATAGTATATGGAGAGTATCCAAAGACAATGCAGAACATTGTGAAAGATAGGCTTCCAAAATTCACAGCGGAAGAAGTGAAAATGGTGAAAGGTTCCATAGATTTCGTTGGGATAAACCAATACACGACTTATTTCATGTCTGATCCTAAAATTTCCACACCACCCAAGGCTTTGGGTTATCAACAAGATTGGAACGTCGCTTTTAACT TTGCAAAGAATGGGACACCAATTGGTCCAAGG GCATATTCGGAATGGTTATATAACGTACCATGGGGAATGTACAAGGCGTTGATGTACATTAAGGAACACTATGGTAATCCAACTATGATTCTCTCGGAAAATG TGTTGAGtgttaaaatttga
- the LOC104746165 gene encoding actin-interacting protein 1-2-like — protein sequence MMELSETYACVPSTERGRGILISGDSKSDTILYTNGRSVVMLDLNNPLKVSIYGEHAYPATVARYSPNGEWIASGDVSGTVRIWGAYNDHVLKKEFKVLAGRIDDLQWSADGLRIVASGDGKGKSLVRAFMWDSGSNVGEFDGHSRRVLSCAIKPTRPFRIVTCGEDFLVNFYEGPPFKFKLSSREHSNFVNCVRFAPDGSKFITVSSDKKGIIYDGKTCEKLGELSPEDGHKGSIYAVSWSPDGKQVITVSADKSAKVWDMSENGSGTLNTTLNCPGSSGGVDDMLVGCLWQNDHIVTVSLGGTISIFSASDLDKSPFQFSGHMKNVSSLAVLKGNTDYILSGSYDGLICKWMLGRGFSGKLQRTQNTQIKCFAAHEEEIVTSGYDNMISRISYKDDQCTNEEAIDIGNQPKDLSLAPLSPDLLLVTFESGVVFLRDGKVVSTINLGFTVTALAVTPDGTEAIVGGQDGKLHLYSVSGDSLTEEAVLEKHRGAISVIRYSPDLSMFASADLNREAVVWDRVSREMKLKNMLYHSARINCLAWSPNSSMVATGSLDTCVIVYEVDKPASSRMTIKGAHLGGVYGLGFADDSHVVSSGEDACIRVWSLTPQ from the exons ATGATGGAGCTTTCCGAAACCTACGCGTGCGTCCCGTCAACGGAGAGAGGTCGAGGGATCCTGATCTCCGGTGACTCGAAGTCCGATACAATCCTCTACACTAATGGTCGATCCGTCGTGATGCTCGACCTCAACAACCCTTTAAAGGTATCTATCTACGGGGAACACGCTTACCCAGCTACTGTTGCGAGATACTCACCTAACGGAGAGTGGATCGCGTCGGGTGATGTGTCGGGTACTGTTAGAATCTGGGGTGCTTACAATGATCATGTGTTGAAGAAAGAGTTTAAGGTTTTGGCTGGTCGGATCGATGATCTTCAGTGGTCTGCTGATGGGTTGAGGATCGTTGCTTCTGGTGATGGCAAAGGGAAATCTCTTGTTCGTGCTTTCAT GTGGGATTCAGGATCAAATGTGGGAGAGTTTGATGGACATTCTAGGAGAGTTCTTAGCTGTGCTATCAAGCCAACTAGACCGTTCCGTATTGTTACTTGTGGGGAAGATTTTCTGGTGAATTTCTATGAAGGTCCTCCTTTCAAGTTCAAGCTCTCAAGCAG AGAGCATTCCAACTTTGTCAACTGTGTGAGGTTTGCACCAGATGGAAGTAAGTTTATTACTGTTAGTTCAGATAAAAAGGGGATTATATATGATGGAAAGACTTGTGAGAAACTTGGAGAGCTTTCACCTGAAGATGGGCATAAAGGTAGCATCTATGCAGTTAGCTGGAGTCCTGATGGTAAACAG GTCATCACTGTTTCTGCAGACAAGTCAGCCAAAGTGTGGGATATGTCAGAAAACGGTAGCGGAACATTGAACACAACATTGAATTGTCCTGGATCATCAGGAGGAGTGGACGATATGCTTGTTGGGTGTCTGTGGCAGAACGATCATATTGTCACTGTTTCTCTAGGTGGCACGATCAGCATATTCTCAGCAAGTGATCTTGATAAATCCCCCTTTCAGTTTTCGGGGCATATGAAGAACGTCTCTTCCTTAGCTGTCCTCAAAGGAAATACTGACTACATATTATCTGGTAGTTATGATGGTCTCATATGTAAATGGATGCTAGGCCGTGGTTTCAGCGGTAAATTGCAGAGGACACAGAACACTCAAATAAAGTGCTTTGCTGCTCATGAAGAAGAGATTGTGACCTCCGGATATGACAATATG ATATCTAGGATTTCCTATAAAGACGATCAATGCACAAATGAAGAGGCTATTGACATTGGAAATCAACCAAAAGATCTAAGCCTTGCACCACTCTCACCGGATCTACTTCTGGTGACCTTTGAGTCAGGAGTTGTGTTTCTCCGTGATGGGAAAGTAGTGTCAACCATCAACCTTGGGTTCACTGTCACTGCTTTGGCAGTAACACCTGATGGAACCGAAGCCATCGTCGGTGGCCAAGACGGTAAACTCCATCTGTATTCTGTTAGTGGCGACTCACTCACTGAGGAAGCAGTTCTCGAGAAACACAGAGGCGCCATCAGTGTCATACGTTACTCTCCGGATCTCTCTATGTTTGCATCAGCTGATTTGAACAGAGAAGCTGTTGTGTGGGACAGAGTCTCCAGAGAG ATGAAGCTGAAGAACATGTTGTACCATAGCGCACGCATAAACTGCTTAGCTTGGTCTCCAAACAGCAGTATGGTTGCTACAGGATCCTTAGACACCTGTGTGATCGTGTATGAAGTGGACAAACCAGCTTCGTCAAGGATGACCATAAAAGGAGCTCACTTAGGTGGAGTATATGGTCTGGGTTTTGCTGATGATTCCCATGTAGTGAGTTCTGGTGAAGATGCTTGTATCCGCGTCTGGAGCTTAACTCCCCAATAA